In Nostoc sp. UHCC 0926, a single genomic region encodes these proteins:
- a CDS encoding ferredoxin, which produces MADFLPSPEEQVDNRSGLEPELGGFLRDAPERSGLEPELGGVLRQNGVYVDEITCIGCKHCAHVARNTFYIEPDYGRSRVVRQDGDNEEIIQEAIDTCPVDCIHWVDYTELKKLEDERKYQVIPIVGYPVEHAVAASERRRKKQKLKTKKSRY; this is translated from the coding sequence ATGGCTGATTTTCTGCCGTCGCCGGAAGAACAAGTTGACAACCGTTCCGGTTTGGAACCAGAATTAGGGGGTTTTTTACGGGATGCCCCAGAACGTTCTGGTTTGGAACCGGAATTGGGCGGTGTCCTGCGCCAAAATGGTGTTTATGTTGACGAAATTACCTGTATTGGTTGCAAACATTGCGCTCATGTTGCGCGTAACACCTTTTACATTGAACCAGATTACGGGCGATCGCGCGTGGTTCGGCAAGATGGGGACAATGAGGAAATTATCCAAGAAGCAATTGACACTTGTCCGGTTGATTGCATTCACTGGGTTGATTACACTGAACTGAAAAAGTTAGAAGACGAGCGCAAATATCAGGTAATTCCTATAGTGGGTTATCCGGTAGAACATGCAGTTGCTGCTAGCGAACGTCGGCGTAAAAAGCAAAAGTTAAAGACCAAAAAATCCCGTTATTAA
- a CDS encoding YiaA/YiaB family inner membrane protein: MQTVGTQKDSAAWIIQTWAAFILSISMTTFGIINLPVDSWVKGFMGMGLAFSLGSTFTLAKTTRDLHETRRLTARLDEAKVEKLLSQHDPLNFK, encoded by the coding sequence ATGCAAACAGTTGGTACTCAAAAAGATAGTGCAGCTTGGATTATTCAAACTTGGGCAGCTTTTATACTTTCTATTTCTATGACCACTTTCGGTATTATAAACTTGCCTGTGGATAGCTGGGTGAAAGGCTTTATGGGCATGGGTTTAGCTTTTTCTCTTGGCTCAACTTTTACTTTAGCGAAAACTACTAGAGACTTGCATGAAACTAGAAGATTAACCGCTAGGTTAGACGAGGCGAAAGTAGAAAAATTGCTTTCACAACATGATCCTCTAAATTTCAAATGA